The Barnesiella intestinihominis YIT 11860 DNA window GTCTGATATACCAAATACAAATCAGCAACGAAACAAATGTCGAAATAGGAGGAGCAAATCCCATCAGATGCAATGACGCCGAGTCTATCTGTCCGAACAGATAAGATAACGGGACACGAAAAACGAAAGTCGCTATTATACTATGAATCATAGGGAATAACGAATTTCCTTGCCCACTGAAATAAGAATTGATACAAAACACGAAACTGACGATAATACAGTCGATACTATATCCACGCAAGTATTCGGAAGCCATCGCAATTACAGCCGGATCCTTTGTAAAGATTCCGGTTAGCGTATCGGGCAAAAACTGAGAATAAACGCAGACCGATACCCCGAATATCAATGCCATACCAATTCCCGAATAAAGGCAGCGTTTCATTCGCAACAACAATCCCGCCCCATAATTCTGAGCCGTTATCGTAGCTACTGCCGACGATATGGCCATCGGGGGCAACATGGCAAATACGATAATTTTCTCGACGACTCCCAATGCTGCCGAAGCAATAACACCCATTTGATTGACAATAACGGTTATCAATAAAAATGATACATTCACCAAAGCATCCTGTAAAGCGATAGGCGCTCCCAACACAAAAATCCGGCGAGAAAGAATCGGGCTTAATCGAATATCCCGACGGGAAAAAGGGAAATGAAATCCTCGTTTATGGAGGAACCAGAGTGCCGTTAAAAAACTAATGCCTTGCGAAGATGCCGTGGCAATCGCTGCTCCCGCCGCTCTCAAATGACAAAAACCGACAAGAACGACATCAAACACGATATTGATAACACAAGCCAAAGCGACAAAATAAAGCGGAGTTTTCGAATCGCCCAATCCTCGAAGAATCCCGCATACAACGTTATATCCCATGATAAACGGAATGCCTATCGAACAAATCAGTAAATAATGTTTTGCATCACGCATGGCCTCGACCGGCGTGTGCATGAGAACAGCAATATAATTATGAAAAACAACCATAATCAACGTCAAAAACAAACCGACCGAAGCAAATAGGCAAATGGACGTACCGATAGAAGTCGCGACATCGCGATAATTTTTCGCACCCGTTGCCATAGCTATAACGACAGTAGTACCAGTGGTCAATCCTAAAATAATCCCTGTAATCGTCTGCATAACCTGACTACCAATGGCAACGGCAGCGACACTGGCGGCATCGTCGAACCACCCTACTACAAACAGATCGGCTCCGCCATAAAGAGCTTGAAGCAGATTCGCAATCAAAAAAGGAACGGCAAATTGAAGTAGCGTTTTGAGTACACTACCTTTTGTCAAATCCAATTCTTTCATAAAACCTCTTTTAAGAAAAAGCCGGA harbors:
- a CDS encoding MATE family efflux transporter, which codes for MKELDLTKGSVLKTLLQFAVPFLIANLLQALYGGADLFVVGWFDDAASVAAVAIGSQVMQTITGIILGLTTGTTVVIAMATGAKNYRDVATSIGTSICLFASVGLFLTLIMVVFHNYIAVLMHTPVEAMRDAKHYLLICSIGIPFIMGYNVVCGILRGLGDSKTPLYFVALACVINIVFDVVLVGFCHLRAAGAAIATASSQGISFLTALWFLHKRGFHFPFSRRDIRLSPILSRRIFVLGAPIALQDALVNVSFLLITVIVNQMGVIASAALGVVEKIIVFAMLPPMAISSAVATITAQNYGAGLLLRMKRCLYSGIGMALIFGVSVCVYSQFLPDTLTGIFTKDPAVIAMASEYLRGYSIDCIIVSFVFCINSYFSGQGNSLFPMIHSIIATFVFRVPLSYLFGQIDSASLHLMGFAPPISTFVSLLICIWYIRRTNRKLEYKFRSL